From Sulfuracidifex tepidarius, one genomic window encodes:
- a CDS encoding acylphosphatase translates to MLKRLNARVYGKVQKVGFRNFVKVNAMRLGLKGYAKNLPDGTVEVIAEGHEESLSRLLEYLRDGPPASVVERVEHSFCDYKGEFNDFKIY, encoded by the coding sequence GTGTTAAAGAGGCTAAACGCCAGAGTTTATGGTAAGGTACAAAAAGTAGGTTTCAGGAACTTCGTTAAGGTCAATGCGATGAGGCTTGGGCTTAAAGGGTATGCTAAGAACCTTCCCGACGGTACGGTAGAGGTGATAGCAGAAGGACATGAGGAATCACTTTCGAGGCTTCTTGAATATCTTAGAGACGGCCCTCCAGCCTCGGTTGTGGAAAGGGTTGAACATTCCTTCTGTGACTATAAAGGAGAGTTCAACGATTTCAAGATATATTAA
- a CDS encoding inositol-3-phosphate synthase, which produces MIKVAIAGLGNCASMLIQGIEFYKKMGKDYTKGLITPVIGGYRITDIQVVAAFDVSKDKIGKDISEAIFQKPNITPKITDVEMKGVKVLPGPVEDGVAPHMREVFDPSTDGKFEEVADTLKETKADILVNMLPVGSEKASRLYARASLEANVGFVNAIPVFIASDPTGEFPRLFAQKGIPIAGDDVKSQVGATIFHRSITSLFMMRGVSVDETYQLNVGGNTDFLNMKTEERLHSKRISKTKAVTSTLENEDIEKEGKIRIGPSDYIPFLGNTKVAYIYVKGQGFAGMPIKVEASLEVDDKSNCAAVLVDVIRAVKLAKDRGIGGPLNDVSAFYFKHPPVQAKNDEEARDKFKRFIEM; this is translated from the coding sequence ATGATAAAGGTAGCTATAGCTGGACTAGGAAATTGCGCTTCAATGCTAATTCAGGGTATAGAATTCTATAAGAAGATGGGAAAAGATTACACTAAAGGGCTCATAACTCCAGTTATTGGAGGTTATAGAATAACTGATATTCAAGTGGTTGCTGCTTTTGACGTATCTAAGGATAAGATAGGTAAGGATATATCTGAGGCTATATTTCAAAAGCCTAACATTACTCCTAAGATAACTGACGTTGAGATGAAAGGAGTGAAGGTACTACCTGGACCTGTTGAGGACGGAGTAGCACCTCACATGAGGGAAGTCTTCGATCCTTCAACTGACGGTAAATTTGAGGAAGTTGCAGACACGCTGAAGGAAACCAAGGCCGATATATTAGTAAATATGCTTCCAGTAGGTAGTGAGAAAGCCTCTAGGCTTTACGCTAGAGCATCACTCGAAGCTAATGTGGGTTTCGTGAACGCCATCCCAGTCTTCATAGCCAGTGATCCCACTGGGGAATTTCCGAGATTGTTTGCACAGAAGGGGATCCCAATAGCTGGTGACGACGTGAAAAGCCAAGTGGGAGCAACTATATTTCATAGATCTATAACATCCCTTTTCATGATGAGGGGAGTGTCAGTAGATGAAACGTATCAGCTCAACGTGGGAGGAAACACAGACTTCTTGAACATGAAGACTGAAGAAAGGTTACATTCTAAGAGAATAAGCAAAACTAAGGCTGTAACAAGCACGCTAGAAAACGAGGACATAGAAAAGGAAGGCAAGATAAGGATCGGTCCTAGCGACTATATACCTTTCCTGGGTAATACGAAGGTTGCGTACATCTACGTGAAAGGACAAGGATTCGCCGGAATGCCGATCAAAGTCGAGGCTTCATTGGAAGTAGACGATAAATCTAACTGTGCTGCAGTCTTGGTCGACGTTATAAGGGCAGTCAAGCTTGCTAAAGATAGAGGGATAGGAGGCCCTCTAAATGACGTTTCAGCTTTTTACTTCAAACACCCTCCAGTTCAGGCAAAGAATGATGAAGAAGCACGTGATAAATTCAAAAGATTCATTGAAATGTGA
- the ppsA gene encoding pyruvate, water dikinase has product MIELVGGKGANLGELVSFGIRVPPGFVITSKSFDYFIEHNNLKNKIADVLSSSKDSFEASDRIKSLIMESKIPEDLEQSIMSSFDELRRKVGKDILVAVRSSATAEDIAEASFAGQQDTYLNVDREHLLENVKKVWASLYTARAIEYRKSKSIDTLSVSMAVVVQKMVNSRTSGVMFTLHPATGESDVVVIEGSWGLGEAIVGGKVTPDEYVIDKATLKVKERKVSNKTLKIVYDKSTNTNKEIKIEGTEAETISFSEEEAIELAKLGLKIEDHYKRPMDIEWAIDSDFVFPESVFIVQARPETYWSSRKVEKKAETEEKNLQTGKVIVKGLPASPGIASGIARVIFDLSDAKDFQKGQILVTRMTDPDWVPIMKIAGAIVTDEGGMTSHASIVSRELGVPAIVGSKDATKVIKDGQEITVDAIRGIVYDGRLLPKEEEKPATTASTTGLSKELLMSLYPVTATKIYMNLGEPTLIDKYQDLPFDGIGLMRIEFIVSEWVKYHPLYLIKTGQSNLFIDKLSEGVAKVAQAIYPRPVVVRFSDFKTNEYRKLQGGEEFEPEERNPMIGWRGVSRYVSKVYEPAFRLEVRAILKAREEMGLKNVWVMFPFVRTTWELRRAISIMEEEGLRRSSDFKVWIMAEVPSVVVLADEFSKMVDGFSVGSNDLTQLTLGVDRDSDLLASMGYYDERDPAVMASIRRLIKTAHRNGATVSICGQAPSNYPEVAEQLVRAGIDSVSVNPDTVVRTRRYIASVEHKIILEESSGAKRKMRY; this is encoded by the coding sequence ATGATAGAGCTCGTCGGGGGCAAGGGCGCTAATTTAGGGGAGCTTGTAAGCTTTGGCATACGAGTTCCTCCAGGGTTCGTAATAACCTCTAAATCGTTCGATTATTTTATTGAGCATAACAACTTGAAGAACAAGATAGCTGATGTTCTATCATCATCAAAGGACTCCTTTGAGGCTAGCGACAGGATAAAGTCTCTCATCATGGAATCCAAAATACCCGAGGACTTAGAGCAGTCTATCATGTCATCCTTCGACGAGCTGAGGAGAAAGGTCGGTAAGGACATCCTCGTAGCTGTGAGATCTTCTGCAACAGCTGAGGATATAGCTGAGGCTAGCTTTGCAGGCCAGCAGGACACCTACCTTAACGTTGACAGGGAGCATCTTTTAGAGAACGTAAAGAAAGTCTGGGCTAGCCTATACACAGCACGTGCAATAGAATACAGGAAGTCAAAGTCAATTGACACTTTGAGTGTATCAATGGCAGTAGTAGTTCAAAAGATGGTTAATTCGAGAACTTCTGGAGTTATGTTCACGCTTCACCCTGCAACTGGCGAGAGTGACGTAGTAGTAATTGAAGGAAGCTGGGGTTTAGGAGAGGCAATCGTAGGAGGGAAGGTAACTCCTGACGAATATGTGATAGATAAGGCAACCCTCAAGGTGAAGGAAAGGAAAGTGTCTAACAAGACATTGAAGATAGTTTATGATAAATCCACAAACACAAACAAAGAAATTAAGATAGAGGGAACCGAGGCTGAGACGATCTCCTTCTCTGAGGAGGAAGCCATAGAACTTGCTAAGTTAGGTCTGAAGATTGAAGATCACTACAAGAGACCAATGGACATAGAATGGGCAATAGATTCAGATTTCGTTTTCCCTGAAAGTGTATTCATAGTTCAAGCTAGACCTGAGACGTACTGGTCATCTAGGAAGGTTGAAAAGAAGGCAGAGACAGAGGAAAAGAACCTGCAGACAGGGAAAGTCATAGTGAAGGGTCTCCCAGCAAGCCCTGGTATAGCGTCAGGAATAGCCAGAGTCATATTCGATCTATCTGACGCTAAGGACTTCCAGAAAGGTCAGATTCTCGTGACCAGAATGACTGATCCTGATTGGGTTCCGATTATGAAGATAGCAGGAGCTATAGTGACCGATGAAGGTGGAATGACAAGTCATGCTTCCATAGTTTCGAGGGAGTTAGGCGTTCCAGCGATAGTTGGAAGCAAGGACGCCACAAAGGTTATCAAGGACGGACAGGAGATAACTGTAGACGCTATACGCGGAATAGTGTACGACGGTAGACTTCTTCCAAAAGAAGAAGAGAAACCTGCTACAACAGCTAGCACTACTGGTTTGAGCAAAGAGTTGCTCATGAGCTTGTACCCGGTTACTGCTACCAAGATATACATGAATTTAGGAGAGCCCACTCTGATAGACAAATACCAAGACCTTCCATTTGACGGAATTGGTCTGATGAGGATAGAGTTCATAGTTAGCGAATGGGTTAAATATCATCCACTTTATCTGATTAAGACTGGACAATCAAATCTATTCATAGATAAACTATCCGAGGGAGTAGCCAAGGTTGCTCAAGCCATATATCCGAGACCAGTTGTAGTAAGGTTCTCTGACTTCAAGACCAACGAGTACAGAAAACTTCAAGGTGGTGAGGAGTTTGAGCCCGAGGAGAGGAACCCGATGATTGGATGGAGAGGAGTGTCTAGATACGTAAGCAAAGTATACGAGCCAGCCTTCAGGCTTGAGGTTAGGGCTATACTCAAAGCTAGAGAAGAGATGGGGTTAAAGAACGTCTGGGTGATGTTCCCCTTCGTGAGGACGACATGGGAACTTAGGAGAGCAATCTCGATCATGGAAGAGGAGGGATTGAGGAGAAGTTCGGACTTCAAAGTCTGGATAATGGCTGAGGTACCCTCAGTTGTTGTACTTGCGGATGAGTTCTCGAAGATGGTGGACGGCTTCAGCGTTGGGAGCAATGATTTGACTCAGCTTACATTAGGTGTAGACAGGGACTCGGACTTGCTTGCTAGCATGGGATACTACGACGAGAGAGACCCAGCAGTGATGGCGTCAATACGCAGGCTGATAAAAACCGCACATAGAAACGGAGCTACCGTGTCCATATGCGGTCAGGCTCCAAGTAATTACCCTGAAGTTGCAGAACAGCTAGTGAGGGCAGGGATTGACAGCGTCAGCGTCAACCCAGACACCGTTGTGAGGACTAGAAGGTACATAGCTTCAGTAGAGCACAAAATCATCTTGGAGGAGTCCAGCGGCGCTAAAAGGAAAATGAGGTATTGA
- a CDS encoding TrpB-like pyridoxal phosphate-dependent enzyme: protein MVNNAEEILPKYWYNIIPDLPKPLPPPRDPLGAEFSRIDLLRTILPKEVLRQQLTIERYIKIPEEVRERYLAIGRPTPLLRARRLEEYLGTPAKIYFKYEGATPTGSHKINTALPQAYFAREEGIEHVVTETGAGQWGTATALSATMYGMKSTVFMVKVSYEQKPMRKSIMQLYGGEVYPSPTDLTEFGKKVRKENPNHPGSLGIAMSEAIEYALDHHLKYLVGSVLDVVILHQSVIGQETIAQLDELGEEPDVLIGCVGGGSNFGGFSFPFIGNGRGKKYIAVASAEIPKFSTGEYKYDFPDSAGLLPLVKMITMGNSYVPPPIYAGGLRYHGAAPSLSLLMKEGIVGWREYNENQIFEAAQMFMRTQGIVPAPESSHAIRAVIEEALEAKRANRKEVIVFNLSGHGLLDLPNYDSMMKRVTSNEQR from the coding sequence ATGGTAAATAACGCAGAAGAAATTCTTCCAAAGTATTGGTATAATATAATACCAGATCTTCCTAAACCTTTGCCTCCTCCTAGGGATCCCCTAGGGGCTGAGTTCTCTAGGATAGATCTATTAAGAACAATTCTCCCAAAGGAAGTTCTGAGACAACAATTGACGATAGAGAGATACATAAAGATTCCCGAGGAGGTTAGAGAAAGGTACTTAGCCATAGGAAGGCCTACTCCTTTACTTAGGGCAAGGAGGCTCGAGGAATATCTGGGCACACCAGCTAAGATATACTTCAAGTATGAGGGCGCTACGCCAACAGGGTCACACAAGATAAACACTGCTCTTCCACAAGCTTACTTTGCAAGAGAAGAAGGAATAGAACACGTTGTTACTGAGACTGGAGCTGGCCAGTGGGGTACAGCGACCGCGTTGTCTGCAACGATGTATGGTATGAAGTCTACAGTATTCATGGTGAAAGTCAGCTACGAACAGAAGCCAATGAGGAAGAGCATCATGCAACTTTACGGAGGAGAAGTATACCCGAGTCCCACGGATCTGACAGAGTTCGGAAAGAAAGTAAGAAAAGAGAACCCTAATCACCCTGGGTCTTTAGGTATAGCTATGAGTGAAGCAATCGAATATGCCCTCGACCATCACCTCAAATACCTAGTAGGAAGCGTCCTTGACGTGGTCATTTTACACCAGAGTGTGATAGGACAGGAGACCATAGCTCAGTTGGACGAGCTGGGAGAAGAACCTGATGTACTTATAGGATGCGTAGGAGGAGGAAGCAACTTCGGTGGTTTCTCTTTTCCGTTCATAGGAAACGGTAGGGGTAAGAAATACATAGCAGTAGCTTCGGCTGAAATTCCTAAGTTTAGTACTGGAGAATACAAATATGACTTCCCTGATAGCGCGGGGCTACTCCCGTTAGTGAAGATGATTACCATGGGAAACAGTTACGTCCCTCCGCCTATATATGCAGGAGGACTGAGATACCACGGAGCAGCGCCTTCTCTTAGCTTGCTAATGAAAGAAGGAATAGTGGGTTGGAGAGAATATAACGAGAATCAGATATTTGAGGCTGCACAAATGTTCATGAGGACACAAGGTATAGTCCCCGCTCCAGAGTCATCTCACGCTATAAGAGCTGTAATTGAAGAGGCGTTGGAGGCAAAGAGAGCTAATAGGAAGGAGGTGATAGTGTTTAACCTGAGCGGTCACGGGCTTCTAGATCTTCCAAACTACGACTCAATGATGAAGAGGGTGACGAGCAACGAGCAAAGATAA
- the trpD gene encoding anthranilate phosphoribosyltransferase: MSSELKRLVERKDLSEEEAFSLGNKFMKGELTESLMAGLLVALRMKGEKAEEIAGFARSMRSFMVKVEGKPEGLDTAGTGGDGMNTVNVSTASAVAMSTLVPVFKHGNRAVSSSSGSADVLEAFGYDINVKPGEVSEIVSKVNFVFLFAQVYHPAMRNVAVVRKSLGIRTLFNVLGPFTNPASVRRQVIGVFSREYMDVLIDAAKLLGYERLILVHGEPGIDEVSVSGKTFMKVLKEGKVTDYEITPEELGIKPIELKHVTASSAEESAMKILRASFGKDNEVSAFLKANIAVELFLLDKVKDMKDGYEMAQSLLEELPSRLKVIIQSHGNPSKLNDMLGRLQ, from the coding sequence ATGAGTTCTGAACTCAAGAGGTTAGTGGAAAGGAAGGACTTGAGCGAAGAGGAAGCTTTCTCTTTAGGTAACAAGTTCATGAAGGGTGAGTTAACCGAATCGTTGATGGCCGGGCTGTTAGTTGCTTTGAGGATGAAGGGAGAGAAAGCTGAGGAAATAGCTGGATTCGCCAGATCTATGAGGTCATTTATGGTCAAAGTAGAAGGAAAACCAGAGGGTTTGGACACAGCTGGAACTGGAGGAGATGGGATGAATACAGTAAACGTGAGCACAGCGTCAGCGGTGGCGATGAGCACTTTAGTCCCTGTCTTCAAACACGGGAACAGAGCTGTAAGTAGTAGCAGTGGAAGCGCTGACGTACTTGAGGCTTTCGGTTACGACATAAATGTGAAGCCAGGGGAAGTGAGCGAAATAGTGAGCAAGGTAAATTTCGTGTTCCTATTTGCCCAGGTTTACCACCCAGCGATGAGGAACGTAGCTGTAGTCAGGAAGAGTCTGGGAATCAGGACTCTGTTCAATGTGTTGGGGCCTTTCACGAATCCAGCTTCAGTCAGAAGGCAAGTAATAGGCGTGTTTTCAAGGGAATATATGGACGTTCTTATTGACGCAGCGAAACTTCTGGGTTACGAAAGGCTCATTCTCGTTCATGGAGAGCCTGGCATAGATGAAGTGAGCGTCTCAGGTAAAACTTTCATGAAGGTCTTGAAAGAAGGGAAAGTGACCGACTATGAAATAACTCCAGAAGAGCTTGGTATAAAGCCCATAGAACTCAAGCATGTGACCGCATCTTCAGCTGAGGAGTCCGCCATGAAGATACTGAGAGCGTCTTTTGGGAAAGACAACGAAGTCTCAGCTTTCCTCAAAGCTAACATAGCAGTTGAGCTGTTTCTGCTTGACAAGGTGAAAGACATGAAGGACGGATACGAAATGGCTCAGTCTCTATTGGAGGAGTTGCCTTCTAGGCTTAAAGTTATCATACAAAGTCACGGGAACCCTTCAAAACTCAATGACATGTTAGGTAGATTACAATGA
- the trpA gene encoding tryptophan synthase subunit alpha, producing MLVVYMTLGYPDNERYLEFMEEAVKNGADILEIGIPPKYAKYDGPVIRKSYEKVAGKFDLWSFLPETRKVIGGTKAIALTYLEDWVQELDDFLCKLKRAGLDGVLFPDLLIDFVDDYQTYSTRVREKGLNNVIFTAPSVPDKMILQVSRQSDLFLYYGVRPTTGIPLPITVSSLVTRVRNLVDNKLVVGFGLSDENDLRKALKAGADGAAIGTAFIQAIDNGGVKQAIDLVIKLRSVLDEF from the coding sequence ATGTTAGTAGTATACATGACACTTGGATATCCAGACAACGAGAGATACCTTGAGTTCATGGAGGAAGCAGTAAAGAACGGAGCTGATATACTTGAGATAGGGATTCCACCTAAGTATGCCAAGTATGACGGACCCGTGATCAGGAAGAGTTATGAGAAAGTCGCAGGTAAATTCGACTTGTGGAGTTTCCTTCCTGAGACAAGGAAGGTGATAGGTGGAACTAAAGCTATAGCCCTCACTTACTTGGAAGATTGGGTGCAGGAGTTAGACGATTTTCTATGCAAGTTGAAGAGAGCTGGTCTAGACGGGGTTCTCTTTCCAGACCTGCTGATCGATTTCGTTGATGACTATCAGACATATTCAACCAGAGTTAGAGAGAAGGGATTAAATAACGTAATATTCACCGCACCTTCTGTGCCTGATAAGATGATATTGCAGGTCTCCAGACAGTCAGATCTCTTCCTTTATTACGGTGTAAGGCCTACGACTGGAATACCCTTACCTATAACTGTGTCGTCTCTGGTAACTAGAGTGAGAAATCTAGTGGACAACAAGTTAGTAGTGGGGTTCGGCCTTTCTGACGAGAACGACCTCAGGAAAGCTTTGAAGGCCGGTGCGGACGGTGCAGCAATAGGCACTGCTTTCATACAAGCTATTGATAACGGAGGTGTGAAACAAGCTATAGATCTGGTTATAAAATTAAGGTCGGTTCTTGATGAGTTCTGA
- a CDS encoding phosphoribosylanthranilate isomerase, whose translation MKVKICGVATLDDAVFLSQIGIDMIGIVNEPSSPRFAKREFNRIVKSKVDKPVVGVTVRGSLSLQAEDMLQVHRVLSLEEISSLTTLNISNFIFYVPASEEGKEYLKDLASAGVKNILVDSPRKGEKTSFKVAKEILDVFPEAGVAGGITPLNVMDFVRLNPGWIDVSSGVESYPGKKDHDKVMKIKEAVRNGV comes from the coding sequence ATGAAAGTGAAGATATGCGGTGTTGCGACTCTGGACGACGCAGTCTTCCTCAGCCAAATAGGCATAGATATGATAGGAATAGTGAACGAGCCGTCGAGTCCTCGCTTCGCCAAGAGGGAGTTCAACAGGATAGTGAAGTCAAAGGTGGATAAACCAGTGGTAGGAGTAACCGTAAGAGGGAGTCTCTCTCTGCAAGCGGAAGACATGCTTCAGGTTCACAGAGTCCTCTCTTTAGAGGAGATCTCTTCCCTTACTACCTTGAACATTTCCAACTTCATTTTCTACGTTCCAGCGTCAGAAGAAGGTAAGGAATATCTCAAAGATCTGGCTTCAGCAGGCGTTAAGAACATTTTGGTTGACTCCCCGAGAAAGGGAGAGAAGACTTCGTTTAAGGTAGCCAAAGAGATTCTAGATGTTTTCCCCGAAGCCGGGGTAGCGGGAGGAATAACGCCCCTCAACGTGATGGACTTCGTCCGCCTGAACCCAGGATGGATAGATGTATCAAGCGGTGTAGAGTCTTATCCTGGAAAGAAAGACCATGATAAAGTAATGAAAATTAAAGAGGCCGTGAGAAATGGAGTATAG